The following are from one region of the Odontesthes bonariensis isolate fOdoBon6 chromosome 16, fOdoBon6.hap1, whole genome shotgun sequence genome:
- the crcp gene encoding DNA-directed RNA polymerase III subunit RPC9 isoform X1, translated as MFFNSVRLDLKTRIERQGHHKRCCGRWRCFSTITGGGTYEPLYNFYTDPAETDQSTWRNGSVRFFWKNANAAMLSNYEVFKLLTDLKEQKKDSGKSKHSAGQQNLNTIMYETLKSLSKTPCSRQSPEIVKEFITTMMPHKLTKAEKLQLLNHRPQTAVEIQLMVEESEERLSEEQIEELIQSVAAVLPGDPEQENAAAADAEMDEGAEQP; from the exons ATGTTTTTTAACTCGGTTCGGCTGGATCTAAAAACGCGAATAGAAAGGCAGGGGCACCACAAACGATGCTGCGGTCGTTGGCGGTGCTTTTCGACCATCACTGGTGGCGGAACATATGAGCCGCTGTACAATTTCTACACGGACCCAGCGGAAACGGACCAAAGCACTTGGCGAAATGGAAGTGTAAGATTCTTCTG gAAAAATGCAAATGCTGCAATGCTCAGTAACTACGAG gtGTTCAAACTCCTGACGgacctgaaggagcagaagaaaGACAGCGGGAAGAGCAAACACAGCGCCGGGCAGCAGAACCTCAACACGATCATGTATGAG ACGCTAAAATCCCTGTCGAAGACGCCTTGCAGCAGACAGAGCCCTGAGATTGTCAAAGAGTTCATCACCACCATGATGCCTCACAAACTCACAAA GGCAGAAAAACTGCAACTGTTGAACCACCGACCACAGACGGCAGTGGAAATTCAGCTc ATGGTAGAAGAAAGTGAAGAGCGGCTGTCAGAGGAGCAGATTGAGGAGCTCATCCAGTCAGTAGCAGCCGTCCTACCAGGCGACCCGGAGCAGGAAAACGCTGCTGCAGCAGACGCAGAGATGGATGAAGGCGCCGAACAGCCATGA
- the crcp gene encoding DNA-directed RNA polymerase III subunit RPC9 isoform X2, producing MSRCTISTRTQRKRTKALGEMEVKNANAAMLSNYEVFKLLTDLKEQKKDSGKSKHSAGQQNLNTIMYETLKSLSKTPCSRQSPEIVKEFITTMMPHKLTKAEKLQLLNHRPQTAVEIQLMVEESEERLSEEQIEELIQSVAAVLPGDPEQENAAAADAEMDEGAEQP from the exons ATGAGCCGCTGTACAATTTCTACACGGACCCAGCGGAAACGGACCAAAGCACTTGGCGAAATGGAAGT gAAAAATGCAAATGCTGCAATGCTCAGTAACTACGAG gtGTTCAAACTCCTGACGgacctgaaggagcagaagaaaGACAGCGGGAAGAGCAAACACAGCGCCGGGCAGCAGAACCTCAACACGATCATGTATGAG ACGCTAAAATCCCTGTCGAAGACGCCTTGCAGCAGACAGAGCCCTGAGATTGTCAAAGAGTTCATCACCACCATGATGCCTCACAAACTCACAAA GGCAGAAAAACTGCAACTGTTGAACCACCGACCACAGACGGCAGTGGAAATTCAGCTc ATGGTAGAAGAAAGTGAAGAGCGGCTGTCAGAGGAGCAGATTGAGGAGCTCATCCAGTCAGTAGCAGCCGTCCTACCAGGCGACCCGGAGCAGGAAAACGCTGCTGCAGCAGACGCAGAGATGGATGAAGGCGCCGAACAGCCATGA
- the LOC142401535 gene encoding serine protease FAM111A-like, with the protein MCNINDLSVWYPKEITVNQNDDNIPPPNLRVAKLHPRKGSCNPLFYVALEYKNRPVTITCNKAGTVEDSLKKSAQFRETAEKHKDKELVIVRDRRAICSHFPCTMIRNEECLAVKYVKAADEPKKRIAVAVKASCDLLMFHVCVKGGKNLVKILRNPALKSIMHEITVYASKGERVKQALRRDGRFLSAILKKNCALSNTDTDSVTELSSLVDDLRGKTFQIILLNKSSPPASQFGSLDDAYMALSGSQSWAEPEDGGTWNKKPDLNGNLEPENLVQEMPCSKTMQDRLSSQFTECVKGLKTQAPKLSRIQNLLRAEFGQNDQMCRDVKTMRALMDLSNSVCQVRINGRPCGSGFLLLGRCVLTNGHVIRDIFNENSWQLNGRVAVHFSYESVEQKEEGRDVEEVVCYEYIPEVSGRDWALLRLCTDDALPVGLVKHLAFLPQHGGICIIGHPNGGVKKNDPCLIVPSQNRLQVVGRHNNENQGCVHLVTSSFFERVATSVHQTSDLTYESCFYFGSSGSPVFDRDCNVVAVHSGGYAYCSAAGENRSVIELGQPLLDIFERIIIQLVDRERLDVLQEYLACPCPLHQNVVEDVKNVLESRHLALLQKAVTHSVDTGDASLKLFSEFLCQIEEPVPMDFN; encoded by the exons ATGTGTAACATAAATGATCTTTCTGTCTGGTACCCCAAGGAAATCACGGTCAACCAGAACGATGACAACATTCCTCCTCCTAATTTGAGAGTTGCTAAG CTTCATCCTAGGAAGGGGAGCTGCAACCCACTCTTTTACGTGGCGCTGGAATATAAGAACCGACCCGTCACCATAACCTGCAATAAAGCAGGAACTGTGGAGGACTCGCTGAAGAAGAGCGCGCAGTTTAGAGAAACGGCAGAGAAGCACAAAGACAAGGAGCTTGTTATTGTGAGAGACAGAAGAGCGATATGTTCACACTTTCCTTGTACCATGATCAGAAACGAAGAGTGTCTGGCTGTAAAGTATGTGAAGGCTGCAGACGAGCCAAAGAAACGGATCGCTGTCGCAGTGAAAGCATCCTGTGATCTGCTGATGTTTCATGTGTGCGTAAAGGGAGGTAAAAACTTAGTAAAAATCCTGAGAAATCCAGCTCTGAAATCAATAATGCATGAAATTACAGTGTATGCGTCCAAAGGGGAAAGAGTGAAGCAAGCTCTACGGCGAGACGGTCGTTTCCTTtcggccatattaaaaaagaacTGTGCGCTCTCGAACACAGACACCGACTCAGTCACCGAGCTGTCCAGTCTCGTCGATGATCTCAGAGGTAAAACTTTCCAGATTATACTGCTCAATAAGTCAAGTCCACCAGCCAGTCAGTTTGGCAGTCTTGATGATGCTTACATGGCGCTAAGTGGATCTCAGAGTTGGGCTGAGCCAGAGGATGGCGGCACATGGAATAAGAAACCAGATCTGAATGGTAACCTGGAGCCAGAAAACTTAGTGCAGGAAATGCCTTGTTCAAAAACCATGCAGGACCGTTTATCCTCACAGTTTACCGAGTGTGTAAAAGGCTTAAAAACTCAGGCACCTAAGCTGTCTCGTATTCAGAATCTGCTCCGTGCGGAGTTCGGACAGAACGATCAGATGTGCAGAGACGTGAAAACCATGAGGGCGCTTATGGATCTGAGTAACTCTGTTTGTCAGGTGAGAATAAATGGGAGGCCATGTGGAAGTGGCTTTCTCTTGCTTGGCAGGTGTGTCCTCACTAACGGCCATGTAATCAGAGACATTTTTAATGAGAACAGTTGGCAGCTTAATGGGAGGGTGGCTGTCCATTTCTCGTATGAAAGTGTAGAGCAGAAAGAGGAAGGGCGAGATGTGGAGGAGGTTGTTTGCTATGAATACATTCCTGAGGTGTCAGGAAGGGACTGGGCCTTGTTAAGGCTCTGCACCGATGATGCACTGCCTGTTGGTCTGGTAAAACACCTCGCTTTCCTTCCCCAACACGGTGGAATTTGTATCATTGGGCATCCTAATGGTGGTGTGAAAAAAAACGATCCATGTTTGATTGTTCCCTCTCAGAACCGCCTCCAGGTTGTGGGGAGACATAACAATGAAAATCAGGGCTGTGTTCATTTGGTCACTAGCTCTTTCTTTGAGCGGGTGGCAACATCTGTTCATCAAACGTCAGACCTGACTTATGagtcttgtttttattttggctcCTCGGGCTCTCCTGTTTTTGATAGAGACTGTAATGTTGTTGCAGTGCATTCTGGGGGATACGCCTACTGTAGCGCAGCGGGTGAGAACCGGAGTGTGATAGAGTTGGGCCAGCCTTTGCTTGACATATTTGAACGCATCATTATCCAGCTTGTGGATAGAGAAAGGTTGGATGTGTTGCAGGAATATCTTGCTTGCCCTTGCCCCCTTCACCAAAATGTTGTGGAAGATGTGAAGAACGTGTTGGAGAGCAGACATCTTGCATTGTTACAAAAAGCAGTCACCCATTCAGTGGACACAGGAGACGCATCTTTAAAGCTATTCTCTGAGTTCCTCTGTCAGATAGAGGAGCCTGTCCCCATGGATTTTAACTGA
- the crcp gene encoding DNA-directed RNA polymerase III subunit RPC9 isoform X3 produces MLSNYEVFKLLTDLKEQKKDSGKSKHSAGQQNLNTIMYETLKSLSKTPCSRQSPEIVKEFITTMMPHKLTKAEKLQLLNHRPQTAVEIQLMVEESEERLSEEQIEELIQSVAAVLPGDPEQENAAAADAEMDEGAEQP; encoded by the exons ATGCTCAGTAACTACGAG gtGTTCAAACTCCTGACGgacctgaaggagcagaagaaaGACAGCGGGAAGAGCAAACACAGCGCCGGGCAGCAGAACCTCAACACGATCATGTATGAG ACGCTAAAATCCCTGTCGAAGACGCCTTGCAGCAGACAGAGCCCTGAGATTGTCAAAGAGTTCATCACCACCATGATGCCTCACAAACTCACAAA GGCAGAAAAACTGCAACTGTTGAACCACCGACCACAGACGGCAGTGGAAATTCAGCTc ATGGTAGAAGAAAGTGAAGAGCGGCTGTCAGAGGAGCAGATTGAGGAGCTCATCCAGTCAGTAGCAGCCGTCCTACCAGGCGACCCGGAGCAGGAAAACGCTGCTGCAGCAGACGCAGAGATGGATGAAGGCGCCGAACAGCCATGA